From the Terriglobales bacterium genome, the window CCTTCCGTGTCGCTTCCGCCCACTCGTCCAGCACACCCTCATGAGTAAGCGTCAGTTCACACCCATGGGTAGTCGGCACGATATCGATCGCCACCCGCGTCACCACCGGCGAGTACTTCGGGACGCTGAAGGTAAACACCAGCCGCTCCGGCCTCCGTATCTCTTCATACGTGCCGACGTGCTCCACGTCCTCGCCATTGCGCCGGTCGGTCAGGTTAAAGCGGCCACCCACGCGCGCATCAATATCGCAGCGGACCATCTGTCCGTCCGGCGTGGCAAACAGAAATCGCGACGCCCGCGCCGGATCAAGCCACGCATCAAAGACGCGATCAGGCGGGAAGGGAAACGAGCGGGTTACAGATAATGCCGGCATCCTGTCGGCATTATAGTTTTTGGATTAGTTAAGGGATACAATCCCGGCTCATGTCAGACAAAAAATCGAGGAAGAAGCAGACAAGCTTTTACTTAGGCGCATGTTGGGCGATGTTGCTTCTTATACTCGAAAATTTTACTGATCCTCACCGATCCATACTTATCTTACTTTTGGTACTGATGGGTGTTTCTTTTTTCGTCTTCCTGCTCAACCTTCCTTGGGTTTCAAAAGCTTCTTCGACCAGTTCGAAGGTTTGTAGGGTGGTCTTGCTTGCTATTGCGGTGACAATTCCATGCGTTGCATTTGAGTCTTGGCTGTGGCGAACGAACGTGAAGGCGAAGTTCTTAGGATTCATGACTTTCGACCTGCTTCAGGAGAACCGCCCACCCAAGACCTTGATGTTTTTTGGTGTATCTCTGAAGAATACAGGGCGCCAGTTCGTTACAGTTGATACATTCAGACTCTCGTTGAGATCTGGATCCTACACCGAGGAAGGTATTCGGCCAGAAACTCTCAAGAAAGGTGATTCCATCACCACTCGTTCTGGCGTTCTCGCCACGTTCGAGACTCCACTCCTCACCGAGAAAGGCTTCCGTTTGCGGATGGATACTCTTTTCTCCGAACAGCTTGGCGCGTGCAAGAATGCGAGAAAATGATCCGCAAGTCACGATCTCTTTTAGAGACGTCGACGACAAACCAGGAAGCACCAGTTCTGCTATGAAGGCCCAAGGAGATACCGTTCTTCCTAAGGATCCTTGTGTTGAGCAGCCCTTCAATGAAGCCTTACTTAGTGCTCTTCTGGTTGCACATGGGCGCCCCGCTCTGAATGATGATCGCGCCTGGATTCTTCGAAACCTAGCCGACACCCTTGACCGAAAATCCCTCTTGCACAAATATCCGCTAGGTTATGTCTTGTTCGACGTTGACTACCAAAGCCACGTAATGCCTCACCATGCATCTTCGACTCTTGAAAGGTACGATCTGGACTGGAATGTGGTCACCTTTCGGCAGCTTGGCGGTGGTCAGATCGAGATGCGTCTACCTGATGTACGACTTAAGGGCGGACCTCTTCTCCTCGGTAATATTGTGACTGGTGGCAGTTTGCACGTAGGCGATTTCGGAGGCGCGTTGTTCACGGACAGGAATGGTCAGGGTGTGATGATGTTTGCGGAACTGTTAGGGATCCGAAAGACCGGTGCGGTGTTCTTAATCGGTTTTGAGCCGATGAGCGCGACACGGAAACGGATGGATAGCAAACCCGGGCGAGCACGAAGCACAGGTACTACATGAAACCTACCGCACGTTGATGTTTCGAAGCCTTGGGTCCCTTGAAAATCCGGATACCTTCCTATGTCCGAACTTCGACTATTTGGTTTTGACCAACTGCTAACTACCAAGCACTAGCTACTCGATCTTCAACCTCGGACCCAGCAACTCCATCCCGTACTTCTTCAGGAACGCCGCGTCTTCCACCAGGCCTCCGCCACGACGGTCACGCTCCGCAAAGAAATCTTCCATCTTTCCCGCCGGAGCGAACACGAACAGCATCTTCCCCGGCGTGTTCCCCACGAACGCCCACGTGTGCGGGATACCCTTCGGCCCCAGCACCGAGTCCCCCGGCCCGGCCTTGAACCTCCGACCGCCGATCTCAAACAGGAAATCCCCTTCCATGATGTAGAACAATTCGTCTTCGCCGTGATGCAGATGCAGGGGCGGGCCGCCCTTCACCGTCAGCCGATGCTCCATCACGAACATGTCGCCGCCCGAATCCTGGGTCGCAACCTTGAACGCCGACGTTCCAAACGGACGCGGCCTCTCCATCCCGTACCGGTCCTTCCCCGCCGCGACCACCACCGCGCCCCCACTCTTGCCTGCGTCCTGCTTTGGCTCTATTTTGGGCTCCGGCTTCGACCCCTGTTCTTGCGCCACCGCCAGCGCCGGCACCGCCGCCAGCGCCATATTCAAAAACGAACGACGATCCATCAACCCACCCCCCCACAAAAAAATTCCGACGATTATACGTCCATCGAAGTGGGATCAGCCCCGGATTTTATCCGCGTCCATCCATTCAATCCGCGTCATCCGCGGCTCACCATCGGCGCGAACAGCCAGCCCGAGCCGAAACACCCCACTCCGTGCGGCATGTCACAGATAGTTAACGGATGAGTTCATACAATGCAATCACCTTCTTTTCGAAATCTGGCGGGCGCCGGCGAAACGAAATCTTTGGTGGTGGGAATCCACCAATGATGGAAATGCCCCGGCAGCAACCGGGGCGTTTTCTTTTTGCGCCCACCGAAAGGAGGTGATGGGCATGCGACCTTCTAGGCTCAGGTTTGCCGTGCGAATCGATGATCGGTTCGTATTGGCAACCGCGTTAAGTCTGTTAGCGTTAGCTGCCGTCGCGCTGCTGCTTCTAGCGAAGTAACAGCGAGCCGCCGATGTCCAGTCATCGGTGGCTAACTTCCCCTACATTTTACCTCTCGCCGTCAACTGTCCTCCGTGCCGCTCACGCGCCACACTCTTCGGTCCTTCAGCATTAGGTTTATCCGCGTCCATCCATTCCATCCGCGTCATCCGCGGCCCGTTTCGGGAAATCCCATGTCAAGGGGGTCTAACGTCTTCGTTCGCCGCAAAATCTTGATTCCATTCGAAATATATTTCTTAAAACCTTGGCATGATCCCCCAACCCAAATTGCTATTCTGAATATGTAGGTGGTGAAGACGACAATTCCGTCTCACCACCTTTCGCGCTTTTACCGACAACCGGCAACCACGAATGATAACTAGAAGCTAAACACCAATTGAGCTAACTGCTCTGGAATGAACAGCTTGATATGCAAGTCCTTTAGAATCTTTGGTCGAACCCAAAGTCCATATGCAAGTCATTGATTCCATTGCATCGCAAGAGATAGGGGGAGGGGGGTAGGTATCCTGACGGCGAAAATAGAGGGTATCACGTGCAGGTTACTCATCTGCCAACGACCGGATCGTAAGACGAATACATTGGCCGGCACTGACCCACTGAACCTACAACCAGAGACCCCGCCTTAGATCTTCCTCACCTCCCTCATCACATCCCAGTGTGATCTCCCCTATAATCGATGGCATGAAGCACGTGGTCCACGCCGCCTGTCCGCACGATTGTCCCGATGCATGCGGGGTTTTGATCACCATCGACGATGGCAAGGCGACGAAGATCCAGGGCGATCCGGCGCACCCGGTAACCCGCGGGTTCCTCTGCGCGAAAGTCGCGAAGTACCTGGACCGCGTGTATTCGCCTGGGCGCGTGCTCCATCCCATGCGCCGCAAGAAAGGCCTCGCCAAAGGCAGCGGCACCCGGTCGTTCGAAGATTTCGAGCGCATCACCTGGGACCAGGCGCTCGACGAAATCACCGCGCGGCTGAAATCAATCGCCCAGGAATTCGGGCCGGAAGCCATTCTTCCTTACTCTTACGGAGGAACGCTCGGCGCACTGAACGGATCGTCGATGGACCGGCGTTTCTTCCACCGCCTCGGTGCCTCGCAACTCGACCGCACCATCTGCGCCAGCGCCGGCGGCGACGCCATCCTGACCGTGCTCGGAAAAAAGTTGGGCACCGAGCCCGAACAGTTCCGGCACTCGAAGTACATCATCGCCTGGGGCGCGAACATTCACGGCAACAACGTCCACCTGTGGCCCTTCATCGAAGAGGCGCGGCGCAGCGGCGCAAAACTGGTGGTCATCGATCCCTACAAAACGCGCACGGCGAAATGCGCCGACTGGTATCTGCCGATCAATCCCGGAACCGACGTAGCGCTCGCGCTCGGGATGATGCACGTCATCATCAACGAAGGGATTTACGACGCGGACTACGTTTCGCAGCACACGCTCGGATTCGACGAACTCCGCGCCAAGGTTCAGGAATACACGCCCGAGAAAGTCAGCGGCTGGACCGGCATTTCGGCCGACGACATCCGTAAGCTGGCGCGTGAGTACGCGACGGTTCGTCACGCCGCGATCCGGCTGAACTACGGCTTGCAGCGCTGCGAGAACGGCGGAATGGCAGTTCGGGCCATCACGATGCTTCCCTGCATCACCGGTTCGTGGAAGGAAGTTGGCGGCGGACTTCAGCTCTCCACCAGCGGAGCGTATCCGTTATGCAGCGATGCCCTCGAGCGCATGGACCTGATGCACGTGGCGCTTGGACGTCCAGCTCGGATCGTGAACATGAGTCAGTTGGGATTGGCGCTCGGGACCGTCACCGATCCGCCGATCAAGGCGCTCTTCGTGTACGCCTCGAATCCAGCGGCGGTTACTCCGAACCACAACGAGGTCGTCCGCCAACTCAAGCGTGAGGATCTGTTCACCGTCGTCCATGAGCAATTCCTCACCGATACGACGGATTACGCCGACATCGTCCTGCCCGCAACCACCTTCTTCGAGCACAAGGACCTGCAAAAGGCCTACGGACATTACTACCTTCAGGTGTCGAACCAGGCGATCGAACCGCTGGGCGAAGCGGTGTCGAACGTGGAACTGTTCCGGCGTCTGGCACAGCGCTTCGGGTTCACCGAAGAGTGCTTCCGCGAGACGGAAGACCAGATGATCGATGCGGCCCTGGCCTCGAAGGATCCGTGGCTCAAGGGACTGACTCGCCCGACGCTGGAGAAAGCCGGACATAAACGCCTGAACTTCGGGACCGAAGACCCGTTCCTGCCCTTCGCCAACGGCCACTTCTACACCAAGAGCGGCAAGGCCGAGTTGTACAGTGAGTCGCTGAAGGACATGGGTCTGGATCCGGTCGCGTCGTTCGTGGCCCCGACCGAGTCGCGCCACACCAACAATGGCCATTCGAAGTATCCATTCGAGTTGCTGGCGCGCAAGGCCGACAACTTCCTGAACTCCACGTTCGCGAACCTGCCCGGGACGCGCGCCATGGAGAATCCATCTCTCCTGGAGATCCACCCCGAAGACGCCGGCCCGCGTGGTATTAAGGACGGCCATCCGGTCGCGGTGTACAACGACCGCGGCGAAATCCGCCTGACGGCTAAAGTGACGGACACGGTTCAGCCCCGAGTGCTCGGGGCGAAGCTGGATTGGGCGAAGCACTCGTCGGAAGGGATCAACATCAACGTGCTGACCTCGGAGCGGTTGACCGATATCGGGCGCGGTCCCACCTTTTATTCCGTGCTGGTTGACGTAAGGCCCCTGTAGTCGTCCCACCGGCCGCTACTTCCTTTCGTTGCAAGGGTTTACTTTTGTGGGATCAGTGTGCGGGGCGACACGGAATGCCAATTCGCTTTGCCCACCAGATGATGCGAAAATAGAGTTTCCAGCCGCAAGAGGGATGGTGTGTCCCGCGCATCCAAGGCGTGGCGGAAACGTCTAAGTGAAGCAGTAGATGGAGACCTCCGAAATCCCGACCGCACCCGGTCCTGAGACGTCAGAAGACGTATTCCAGAACATGACGGAGTACGACCTGCACGAGACCCCCGTGGTGCTGCTCGAATTGCAGGATGAACTCGCGCGTTCCAGAAGGCGCGAGGCACTGTGGATCTCCGTCGTCGTTCACCTGCTGGTGGTGATAGCGATCGCGACCTCGCCGAAGTGGGCCTATCCGGTTCGCGGCGTGGTGGTGATGACTCCCGCCGACATCCTCAAACAGCAGGAGATGACCTACCTCGCCCTGCCGCCGGATGCGCAGAAGGTCACCGAGCCTCCGAAGACCGACATCATTTCGGACAAGAACCGAATTGCTTCCTCGAAGATTCCAAGCCCGAACCAAAAGGAACTCAGGAAGATATTGGACTCCGCCCGTCCGGGACCGCCAAGCCAGCCCGGCGCGCCTCAGCCACCGACGCCCCCGGCACAACAGCAACAAATGGCGCAAGCGCCTCAACCGCAGAATCCAGTGCAGCAGCAAGCACAACGTGGCGGCGGCGGTCCACAGTTGCCTCCGTCGCAAAACCAAAGCCCCCGGCTGGAATCGCTGAGTCCGGGCGGTGGAAGCGCCTCGGCTAACAATCCGTTCCGCGCAGCGATGTCTGCGGGTTCGGCCATCGAACAGGCTGCACGAGCCACAGTTGGATCGCGAGGTGTTGGTGGCGGTGCGGGCGATTATGGATTGGGCACGGGCCGCCAGGGTGGGACAGTTCACAGCCAGCTCGACATCCTGAGCGACACACGCGGCGTGGACTTCGGCCCGTACCTCGAGCGAATTCTGCACACGGTTCGATTGAACTGGTACAACCTGATCCCCGAAGTGGCTCGGCCTCCACTGATGAAAGAGGGAAAGGTCTCGATTGAATTTGCGATTCTGAAGAACGGGCAGGTCGCCGGCATGAGACTGGCGGGTCAGTCGGGCGATATCTCACTGGATCGCGCAGCGTGGGGCGGCATCACGGCGTCAAATCCGTTTCCGCCACTGCCGGGTGAATTCAGCGGCGAGTACCTGGCACTGCGTTTTCACTTCTATTACAACCCGCGCAGCAACAGCCTCCAATAAAGAAGCCCGGCATTTCTGCCGGGCGATGAAACCACACAGAGTCTATTTTCCGACTTCCGCGGTAGATCCTCCTTTTAACTCGATCGGCACGCCTGCGTAGAGCGTGTTCGCTCCTTTCTCCAAGGCGAGCTTGTTGAAGTTGGTCACGTCGTTGGAGAGCAAGGCATTGAACTCGCCCACGATCTTCTGCACCTGCGGGCGAAGCTCAGCCAACTCGTCCTGGTACAGGGCACTCACGGGTTCGTTATAGCCGAAGTTCGCTCCACCGCGCGCGAGACTTTCCACGCGATCATGAAGGCGGGCCAGGAAGTGGAGGCGGTCGCTTCCGCCCTGGTTCTCGGAGTTGTAGAAGCCTTCCTGGAAGTCCTTGAGCTTCTTCTCGAGATCGCGAGCATTGTCGATCACCGGCTTGTAGCTGACGGCCAGTGTGCTGCCTTCTTCCGCCGTGGAGAGCAGCTTCTGTACGGTGGTCAATTGGGCACGCATCGCGTCGAGGCGGTTCAGCGTTGCGTTGAAGGCATTGAGCAGGTCGCGAGTTTCCAGCCCGTACTTCGTCTGGGTACGCGCGACTTCCATGTTCATCTCATAACGAGGATCAGGCCCGACCTTGACCGTCGTCTTCTCCGTCTTGCCGTTTACCGTAACAGCGA encodes:
- a CDS encoding SRPBCC family protein, yielding MPALSVTRSFPFPPDRVFDAWLDPARASRFLFATPDGQMVRCDIDARVGGRFNLTDRRNGEDVEHVGTYEEIRRPERLVFTFSVPKYSPVVTRVAIDIVPTTHGCELTLTHEGVLDEWAEATRK
- a CDS encoding cupin domain-containing protein, which gives rise to MDRRSFLNMALAAVPALAVAQEQGSKPEPKIEPKQDAGKSGGAVVVAAGKDRYGMERPRPFGTSAFKVATQDSGGDMFVMEHRLTVKGGPPLHLHHGEDELFYIMEGDFLFEIGGRRFKAGPGDSVLGPKGIPHTWAFVGNTPGKMLFVFAPAGKMEDFFAERDRRGGGLVEDAAFLKKYGMELLGPRLKIE
- a CDS encoding molybdopterin-dependent oxidoreductase, with protein sequence MKHVVHAACPHDCPDACGVLITIDDGKATKIQGDPAHPVTRGFLCAKVAKYLDRVYSPGRVLHPMRRKKGLAKGSGTRSFEDFERITWDQALDEITARLKSIAQEFGPEAILPYSYGGTLGALNGSSMDRRFFHRLGASQLDRTICASAGGDAILTVLGKKLGTEPEQFRHSKYIIAWGANIHGNNVHLWPFIEEARRSGAKLVVIDPYKTRTAKCADWYLPINPGTDVALALGMMHVIINEGIYDADYVSQHTLGFDELRAKVQEYTPEKVSGWTGISADDIRKLAREYATVRHAAIRLNYGLQRCENGGMAVRAITMLPCITGSWKEVGGGLQLSTSGAYPLCSDALERMDLMHVALGRPARIVNMSQLGLALGTVTDPPIKALFVYASNPAAVTPNHNEVVRQLKREDLFTVVHEQFLTDTTDYADIVLPATTFFEHKDLQKAYGHYYLQVSNQAIEPLGEAVSNVELFRRLAQRFGFTEECFRETEDQMIDAALASKDPWLKGLTRPTLEKAGHKRLNFGTEDPFLPFANGHFYTKSGKAELYSESLKDMGLDPVASFVAPTESRHTNNGHSKYPFELLARKADNFLNSTFANLPGTRAMENPSLLEIHPEDAGPRGIKDGHPVAVYNDRGEIRLTAKVTDTVQPRVLGAKLDWAKHSSEGININVLTSERLTDIGRGPTFYSVLVDVRPL
- a CDS encoding TonB family protein — encoded protein: METSEIPTAPGPETSEDVFQNMTEYDLHETPVVLLELQDELARSRRREALWISVVVHLLVVIAIATSPKWAYPVRGVVVMTPADILKQQEMTYLALPPDAQKVTEPPKTDIISDKNRIASSKIPSPNQKELRKILDSARPGPPSQPGAPQPPTPPAQQQQMAQAPQPQNPVQQQAQRGGGGPQLPPSQNQSPRLESLSPGGGSASANNPFRAAMSAGSAIEQAARATVGSRGVGGGAGDYGLGTGRQGGTVHSQLDILSDTRGVDFGPYLERILHTVRLNWYNLIPEVARPPLMKEGKVSIEFAILKNGQVAGMRLAGQSGDISLDRAAWGGITASNPFPPLPGEFSGEYLALRFHFYYNPRSNSLQ